In the uncultured Fretibacterium sp. genome, GCGGCCATCCCGTTGGGACGACGCGGGGTTCCGCCAATTGTCACCCCGGCTCGGCCGGGTCCTTCAGAAACCTACAAAAGAGCTCTCCGTCCTGGACGGAGAGCTTTAATTTTTAAGGTGCATCCACCGCAGTCCAGCGGTCGGCATCCGACAGATTCTCCATGGCGTTGACGACGTTCGCGAACAGGTCTGGAACATCGCGGCGCAGGGCCTCCAGAAGGTCCTTCACGCGCTGGCGCTCCGTACCGCCCGCGAAGGGACAGACCGTCTCCAGGACCGGAAGCCCCAGCCGCTTCACCTCGTCGATGATCGCCGCCTCGGGAGAGGCGATCAGGGGCCGGATGACCGTGACGTTCGACCTCGTCATGTGGGCCGTCGGCTGGAAACTGCGTGCCCGTCCGGCCCGGAGAAGGTTCAGGAAGAAGGTCTCCACCGCATCGTCCAGACTGTGTCCCAGCGCCAGCCGATTGAAGCCGTTATCGTGCGCCCAGGTGCTCAGCAGACCGCGCCGCATGTTGGCGCAGAAGCTGCACGGCGAGCGCTCGGCGCGGCTCTCGATGATCTCCATGATGGGATGCTCGAGGGCCGTGTAGGGCACATTCCGCGCGGTGCAGTATTCCCGCAGGTGCGAGACGTCCATCCTCGTCAGAGCGACGGTGCAGGCGGCCAGGTCGAAACGCACGGGGCTGCGGCGTCGGAGGTCGGACAACGCGTGCAGCAGCAGCAGGCTGTCCTTTCCGCCCGAGAGCCCCACGACGATCCGGTCCCCATCCGCAATCATGCGATAGCGCCCAAGGACCCGGCCGATCCGGCGCCGGAGGGCGCGGCAGAGCGGTTCGTCCCAGAGCTTCCGTATGCCGCTCATCGTTTGAGGAACAGGGCAGCAAGCAGTGTGACGAACAATCGATTCCCTCAAAATTGAAACTCCTTTTTTCCCATTGGACATCTGGGACTGTCTACGGTTTTCTTTTCGGGTGAGACCAGGGATTTGGCTCAGGTTCGGTGTTCCACAAAAAGGGTGGGTCCCGGATACCTCTTCAAGACCTCGTCGCCTGTCACGAGAGGAATGCCTTCGCACTTGGCCTGGAGCCAAAGAGGTCTTGTGTTTCCGCCCTGCCCATCGTGTCGAAATCGTCAGGTACCTGGATCATGCCCTTGAGGAAGCCGATTCTCCTTACAGGAGCAGGGACATAAGAGCTGACCGTAACCACAGACTTTCCTCCTTCCTCGATGATGAAGGAAATGCCGTTTGCTGATCGCGCAGGAAGCTGATGGAAATTTTTCTTCCTCCCGAATGCTCATCTGCCCATCATGTGGGGGATACGGGCCCCAGTGCGCCGGGCTTATGGCTGCGGCTTTTAGATGCGGCGGGCACCGGCAGCCGTCATATAGGAGTTTTCCTGGAGCAGGACCTCCGCCCAAGCCGTCTCGCGGAACCCGATCAGTACGACCTCCTCCGTTACCAGCAGGGGGCGTTTCACGAGCATTCCATCGGATGCCAGCAGTTCCAGGGCCTCCTCCTCGTCCATCCCCGGCAGCTTGTCCTTGAGCCCCAGAGCGCGGTAGTTCATGCCGCTCGTGTTGAAAAAGCGCTTCAGGGGCAGGGCGCTTCGCTTTTGCCATTCCTTCAGCTCCGGGACCGTCGGGGGCTCCCGGACGATGTCCCGGAACGTATAGCTTAAATTTTTCGCATCCAGCCATTCCCTGGCCTTTCGGCAGGTTCCGCACCTGGGGTACCCCAGAAACAGCATGATCGTTCCTCCTTCGTCCCTGGAATGAGGGTATAATACAAAAAAACGGTTCGGAAGACAAATGGGAACCGAAGGGAGGCAGACGGGTGAGGACGATACGGTTGCTCTATCCTGATTTTGTAAGCGGAGGTCTGGAGACGTATTATTTCGGGGCCCTCCTGCTTCAGCATATCCTGCCGCAGAACGGGAATCAGGCGCTCTATAAGGTCAACATCGCTCCTCCGGCCGGGAAGAAGTATGAGGTAACCGACGGCATCTATGCAAAGGAAGAGGTGAGGGCCGGCATTGAAGACGCGATGCATATCCTTGAGCGCGTAAGGCCCGATAAAGTCGTTACGATCGGCGGAAACTGCATCGTGTCTCAGGCGCCGTTCGACTACTTGCACGGCCTTTATGAAAGCCTTGGAATCGTATGGATCGATGCCCATCCGGATGTCTCGACGGTAAGGGACGGTTATCCGAATGCCCATGCCTACGTGCTGGGCTCTCTGATGGGGGAGGAGGGCACCTCGCTCACGGACTTGATGAAGAACAAAAAGTTTGAGGCCCATGAGATACTCTATGTCGGTCTTCAGGAGATACACGGTTATCAGGAAAAGTTTCTGAGGGAGAGAAACGTCGGTTATAAAATCCAGACGGAAGAATTTGTATCCGATGATGAGATAAAAGCTTTTACCTCCAGGTTCGACCACGTCCTGATCCATCTCGATATCGATGTGCTGGACGCGGGGCTGTTCCATTCAACCTACTTCGCGAACAGGGAGTTGGTGGGGGACGGCAGCGGCAGCGGCAAAATGACGATGGAGAAGCTGTCCGACGTGCTGCAGTGCATTCAGGCGAGCGCCGACGTGGTTGGATTTACCGTAGCGGAGTATCTGCCGTTCGATGAACACAACCTGAGCAGGATGTTTTCAAAAATCGAAATCCTCACGGAAGGATAACTTGCCGTTCGTCCGGACGGCAAGTTATCCTTCCGGCCGCCGAAACCGGTACTTTCCTTTTCCGCGTCCGGACACCGGCTCGATGACTCCGCACCCCGCCATTTCCTGAAGCAGCGCGGAGCTTCTCGTCGGCTTCAATCCAAGCGCGCTCTGAACATCCGCCCTGCCAAAGACGGTCCGGGAGCCGAATGCCGCCAGCAGCTTCCGAACATGAGCGGCTGTCCTGGGGGTGAACTTATCCTTGATGTTCGCTTTTCCCGTTCCAATGTTCGCTTTCTGCCCCCCCAATGTTCACTTTTTCCGGCGCTTCGAAGACTCCTCCGATGTGCAATGCCCGGTTATGAAGCGGATGGTTCTCGTCCAGCAGAAGATTGCGCAGAAAGCCCTCGAGGTATTCCGTCGTTTCATAAATGCCGTTTTTCAGGTCGTTGTAATTTGCCCTGACCAGTGAGTTCCGAAAGTACCACGCGTTCTCGGCAAAAATGTCGTTTGTTACGTCGAAGCCCAGCGTGCGGAGGTATTTGATAAAGAATACCGCTGTCGTTCTGGTATTGCCCTCGCCGAACACGTGGATCTGCCACAGTCCGGATACGAACACCGCAAGGTGGTGAATGATCTCATCCATCGAGAGATTCCGGTAGGAAAAGTTCTTCTCCTTGGAAAGATCGTAGTCCAGAGTCGCCCGCAGCTCTGCTGCGCTGCCGTAGAGCACGGTCGCCCCATCCAGCACCCATTCCTTTTTCGTGATGTTATAATCGCGGATGCGTCCCGCATGAGGATAGATGCCGGAAAACAGCTTCCGGTGAATGGAAAGATACTCGTTCGGAGTAAAGCTGAAAGCCCGCTCGGACAGGAGCGCTGCGATTCGGGCTGAAACCTTGTCGGCCTCCTCGGTGCGGTCTTCCGCATCGCGAGTGGGATTCTCCTCGTAATAAGCCTGCAAAAGCGCATTTGCCTCTTCAAAGGATATCTCGCCTTCAATATTCCGGACCGCAGTACGCACCAGATAGTCCGATGTCTTGAGCCCATCGACCGCCTGCAGGCCAATGCCCGTATGCCAGGCATACCCCTTGTCCCGCTTTGCCGGTTCGGACTCCCTGATATATTCCTTAAACGGATCTTTGTCAAATGAATCCTTGTTCACTCCATATTACCTCGCTGCCGCCTTCTTGCCCCTGCAGGAAACTCACCGCTCGTCTGACAAGACCCCGTCTTGGATATAATTTGATTTCCCCTTCACGCTTCTGGTTGCAATGTATGAGGTAATGTTGTGGTCGCGCAGGTTCCCCGAACCGTTCGTATCGTCGTACAGATGGGTCAAGGTGAATCCGGCTTCCAGCTGCCCGTTGATCTGCTCCTCCAGGGTGTGTGAAAACTGTATGCCGCCGTTGCTTTTCTGCATTTGTTCCAGGTGGCCCGGATGCTTTATCGGATTGAACGGCAGCACGTTGACAAGCATGGTCTCGTTCTCGTCGAACGCGTAATTGATGCCGATATCCAATCCCGACATCAACACGCCGCCGGCCTTCAGCACCCGATAGCATTCCCGCCAGATGGGCTTTACGTCCTCGACATAACAATTCGAGACCGGATAAAAGATCAGATCGAAAAAATCATCCTCGAACGGAAACTTCCTCGTCATATCGGCATGGATAAGCGCGATGGCATACCCCTCCCGTTCGGCCACGATCCTCTCGTTGTCCAACTGCTTCTCCGAATAGTCCAGGACCGAGCACTCCGCGCCCAAGGCCGTGAAAATCGGCATCTGTTGGCCTCCGCCGCTGGCCAGGCCCAGAACCTTTTGCTTGTTGAGCTCCCCAAACCATTCGTGCGGAACCGTCTTTACGGGCGTAAGCTTCACGTTCCAACGGCCGCGAGCCGCTTCGAGATATTCGTCGTGGCTGACGTATTTCCCCCATTCCCACCCCTTGTCCACCCATTGATCTATGGTTTTCGCGTTTATTTCCGTATAGTTCATGATGATATCCATCTTCTTTCATTCATTTTCTTTCCGCTGACGGACTCTATCATAAAGATATGGAGTTGTCAGCGTTCCAGCACCGCGACGGTCTCCACGTGCACCGTCTGGGGGAACATGTCGAAGGAACGGATGGAGGTCAGGCGGTAGCCGTGCCCGGCCAGTATCCGCGCGTCGCGGGCCAGGGTCGCGGGATTGCAGGAGACGTAGACGACCCGCGGCGCCCGGAAGGCGTGGATCGCCTCCAGGACCGCACGGTCGCAGCCGTCTCTGGGCGGGTCGACGACCACGGTGCCGTAGGAGCCGCGAAGGTCCCCCACCGCCTCCTCGGCGGGGGCGCAGAGGAGGCGCGCCTCCAGGCCGTTGTTTTTCATGTTCCGCTCCGCCATCGCGACGGCGCTGCGCCACTCCTCCACCGCCGTCACGCG is a window encoding:
- a CDS encoding ATP-binding protein, which encodes MRESIVRHTACCPVPQTMSGIRKLWDEPLCRALRRRIGRVLGRYRMIADGDRIVVGLSGGKDSLLLLHALSDLRRRSPVRFDLAACTVALTRMDVSHLREYCTARNVPYTALEHPIMEIIESRAERSPCSFCANMRRGLLSTWAHDNGFNRLALGHSLDDAVETFFLNLLRAGRARSFQPTAHMTRSNVTVIRPLIASPEAAIIDEVKRLGLPVLETVCPFAGGTERQRVKDLLEALRRDVPDLFANVVNAMENLSDADRWTAVDAP
- a CDS encoding arsenate reductase family protein — its product is MLFLGYPRCGTCRKAREWLDAKNLSYTFRDIVREPPTVPELKEWQKRSALPLKRFFNTSGMNYRALGLKDKLPGMDEEEALELLASDGMLVKRPLLVTEEVVLIGFRETAWAEVLLQENSYMTAAGARRI
- a CDS encoding arginase family protein — its product is MRTIRLLYPDFVSGGLETYYFGALLLQHILPQNGNQALYKVNIAPPAGKKYEVTDGIYAKEEVRAGIEDAMHILERVRPDKVVTIGGNCIVSQAPFDYLHGLYESLGIVWIDAHPDVSTVRDGYPNAHAYVLGSLMGEEGTSLTDLMKNKKFEAHEILYVGLQEIHGYQEKFLRERNVGYKIQTEEFVSDDEIKAFTSRFDHVLIHLDIDVLDAGLFHSTYFANRELVGDGSGSGKMTMEKLSDVLQCIQASADVVGFTVAEYLPFDEHNLSRMFSKIEILTEG
- a CDS encoding Fic family protein; translated protein: MNKDSFDKDPFKEYIRESEPAKRDKGYAWHTGIGLQAVDGLKTSDYLVRTAVRNIEGEISFEEANALLQAYYEENPTRDAEDRTEEADKVSARIAALLSERAFSFTPNEYLSIHRKLFSGIYPHAGRIRDYNITKKEWVLDGATVLYGSAAELRATLDYDLSKEKNFSYRNLSMDEIIHHLAVFVSGLWQIHVFGEGNTRTTAVFFIKYLRTLGFDVTNDIFAENAWYFRNSLVRANYNDLKNGIYETTEYLEGFLRNLLLDENHPLHNRALHIGGVFEAPEKVNIGGAESEHWNGKSEHQG
- a CDS encoding methyltransferase domain-containing protein; this encodes MNYTEINAKTIDQWVDKGWEWGKYVSHDEYLEAARGRWNVKLTPVKTVPHEWFGELNKQKVLGLASGGGQQMPIFTALGAECSVLDYSEKQLDNERIVAEREGYAIALIHADMTRKFPFEDDFFDLIFYPVSNCYVEDVKPIWRECYRVLKAGGVLMSGLDIGINYAFDENETMLVNVLPFNPIKHPGHLEQMQKSNGGIQFSHTLEEQINGQLEAGFTLTHLYDDTNGSGNLRDHNITSYIATRSVKGKSNYIQDGVLSDER